From Lysobacter silvisoli, the proteins below share one genomic window:
- a CDS encoding metalloregulator ArsR/SmtB family transcription factor, whose translation MMQDKIFEALASSPRRQILAYLSEQELPAGDIAARFNMSAPAVSRHLSVLVNAGLISSERRGQYVVYKLVPDNLVNTLTQFAFEICPVGGPLKRESRRAKKAAG comes from the coding sequence ATGATGCAGGACAAGATTTTCGAAGCTTTGGCGTCCAGCCCGCGGCGGCAGATCCTGGCCTACCTGTCGGAGCAGGAACTGCCGGCCGGCGACATCGCCGCGCGCTTCAACATGAGCGCTCCGGCGGTGTCGCGGCACCTGTCGGTGCTGGTCAACGCCGGCCTGATCAGCAGCGAGCGGCGCGGCCAGTACGTGGTCTACAAGCTGGTGCCCGACAACCTGGTCAACACCCTGACCCAGTTCGCGTTCGAGATCTGCCCGGTCGGCGGGCCGCTCAAGCGCGAAAGCCGGCGCGCCAAGAAAGCGGCCGGCTGA
- a CDS encoding serine/threonine protein kinase, translated as MSSHTMELDDLKLAWQSLDRQLETQNALNLQLLRERKLDQARGSLRPLYWGQLLQIPFGLAFVALASLLWMSAPQHPSSIVAGIVIHVYGVITLICAGVVLGQIGRIDYAAPVVEIQKQLARLRRLYVRTGMFAGLPWWFLWVPLLMTLAGLGDVDLLARVPGLVWGGLAGGAAGLLATAWFHRWSRHPSRPRLARAMDDAITGDSLRRAQAALDEVLRFERE; from the coding sequence ATGAGCAGCCACACCATGGAACTCGACGATCTCAAGCTGGCCTGGCAGAGCCTGGACCGGCAACTGGAAACCCAGAACGCACTCAACCTGCAGCTGCTGCGCGAGCGCAAGCTGGACCAGGCGCGCGGCAGCCTGCGCCCGCTGTATTGGGGGCAGTTGCTGCAGATTCCCTTCGGCCTGGCCTTCGTGGCCCTGGCTTCGCTGCTGTGGATGAGCGCGCCGCAACACCCCTCGTCCATCGTCGCCGGCATCGTCATCCACGTTTACGGCGTGATCACCCTGATCTGCGCGGGCGTGGTGCTGGGGCAGATCGGCAGGATCGATTACGCCGCGCCGGTGGTGGAGATCCAGAAACAACTGGCGCGGCTGCGCCGCCTGTACGTGCGCACCGGCATGTTCGCCGGCCTGCCCTGGTGGTTCCTGTGGGTGCCGCTGCTGATGACCCTGGCCGGACTGGGCGACGTGGACCTGCTGGCGCGCGTGCCGGGACTGGTCTGGGGCGGCCTGGCCGGCGGCGCGGCGGGCCTGCTGGCCACGGCCTGGTTCCATCGCTGGTCGCGCCATCCCAGCCGGCCGCGCCTGGCCCGGGCGATGGACGATGCGATTACCGGCGACAGCCTGCGCCGCGCGCAGGCGGCGCTGGACGAGGTGCTGCGTTTCGAACGCGAGTGA
- a CDS encoding RNA polymerase sigma factor translates to MERLGGQVGRQGTAAGEQVRQRFGALLEAHRKIVFKVCHTYCRHADDRADLAQEIAAQLWRAYPGYDPERPFSTWMYRIALNVAISYVRSDGPRQRLAVPLDEDLHDLADDSADHEAAQRVRALHRVIQQLEPLNRALLLLYLEDRSYREIAEVLGISETNVATKINRLKQRIRDDLTA, encoded by the coding sequence ATGGAACGGTTGGGGGGACAGGTGGGCAGGCAAGGGACGGCCGCAGGCGAGCAGGTCCGGCAGCGTTTCGGCGCGCTGCTGGAGGCGCACCGCAAGATCGTGTTCAAGGTCTGCCATACCTATTGCCGGCACGCGGACGATCGCGCCGACCTGGCCCAGGAGATCGCCGCGCAGCTGTGGCGCGCCTATCCCGGTTACGACCCCGAGCGTCCGTTCTCGACCTGGATGTACCGCATCGCCTTGAACGTGGCGATCTCCTACGTACGCAGCGACGGCCCGCGCCAACGCCTGGCGGTGCCGCTGGACGAAGACCTGCACGACCTCGCCGACGACAGCGCCGACCATGAAGCGGCGCAGCGCGTGCGCGCCCTGCACCGGGTGATCCAGCAACTGGAGCCGCTCAACCGCGCCCTGCTCCTGCTGTACCTGGAAGACCGCAGCTACCGCGAGATCGCCGAGGTGCTGGGCATCAGCGAAACCAACGTGGCGACCAAGATCAACCGCCTCAAGCAACGCATCCGCGACGACCTGACGGCCTGA